The genomic region TTTGCAGTCTTTCCTCGACATAAATAAACGATAATGCTATGTATTTTTCCATTATCGAAAAGTTTACACTTCCATAATAAGTCAATAGTTAGTAAATTCATGTAGGATTCAGAGGTTATCACTGCTTTTAAAATGTGAAGGGATTCAGAAATGGTCGCACATTACCTTGTTCATATTCTTGTGTTCCTTCTGCAGGATTTAAACCATCTGATCCAGTATTATCTACAATAGGTACTCTTTGTGGCTCAGTGCCACTATTTGAGCGACTCAAGTTGGTTTGTGTGGCATGTGCAGAACATGGAACCTTAACCAGTGACATCTTACAGAAATGGTATGTACTTGTTTTAATTGTAAATATGGGCCTCCTGCAAGGGCACAAATAATGGATTTATAAATTCCACAGAAACGCATAGAACAAGGATGGGCCACAAAGCCTGCTAAAAAGTATGTATCCTTCCAGATTTCCACATGAACACTGTACATATTATCTTATCTCCTAAAATGCTTCACAAGTGTCCACACGTCTAGGCCAATCATAGTTAAGTCAAGATATATTTATAGGAAAAGAGAACTCTTGGTTCTAAAGGTCACCTGGTTAGAAGTTCTTCAAAAGGTTGCCACTACAGTCTACGGATGAGGGCCATTGTTATACATTTAGACTTAAAAGTATCATATTACAACAACATAACATCCGTCAAAAAAGGGTAAAGCACCATAAGGGTTGTGCCTTCCCTACAAGCTATAGTCAGGACGAAATACTGTCAGGTAACATGAATAACTTAATTCTTATGACATGGTACTCAGAACGATATCCAGATTTTGCTCACTGCTAACTGCTATCATGGGTGCTTGAACTGAGTTTGACCATAAAATTGATAGCATCACTGATAATCTGACCTTGGCAGAATAACACAATATTGTAATCGTAAAAACTTCTTTTCAGTTCTCCATGGGATGTGTGATTTGAAATATTATGTGCATGTGTGTTTCCTTGCATTTAAGTAAGCATGAGCCTATTCCTGGGTCCTGACTAATCATGCACCAGCTTATGTTTGATGTTAAGTTGTAGCATGTGAAGAAAATCATACCTTGAGAGCCCAGCTTCTTCAATCGCCCAGCCTTTGCACAAACCATCCCTGCCCTGGCTGTGTGAAAATGGATAGCACATATATTTACTAAAATTCAACAAAAATCATTTCAGTGGAAAAAAGCATGCTCAAAATAAGCCTCAAAGGAAATCTCTACCATACACATTCCACGACACAATAATGTTGTAGAAGTTAAAAGGCACTTGTAATTTCCCCAAAGTCCTGTTCAGCAACTGTAATTCAGTACTGGAATGCTACACCGTTTCAGCAACAGTGTTCCAAATACAGCTGCTGGCATGGTCATACTTATACTAGTACTAGTTATGGACACGGGGAATTCTTGTCTAGTAACCAGCATCCTAGGCTAAGCTGAGTTTCAGAAATACAGTAACCAGCATCCCTGGCAGACTTCACCCCAATTCACTCACCTAATGACCGCGTTCCCAAGCCCGGAGCCAGAGGCGACGGAATACACCCCAGCCGCGCCACCGTGAGCCCTACAGAAGGAAGGACACGCCATCACTGAACCTCCCGAAACCAAACCACACCCGTCCCCGCAGTCTGCAGAAGCGCACGCGGGCTTACCAGATGGAGGAGACGGTGCGGTGGCTCGCCGTGTCCCAGATCCTGAGCTCCCCGTCGGCCGCGCTGGTGGAGCGAAACCAGAGACCACGCGTCAGCGCACAGCAGAGTCGCGTTCGGCAGGGTTCATCGTAAGCGGCTGATGCCGTGGGGAGAGCAGAGAGGGGTTCAGGAGGGAGTACCCGGAGAAGAGGAGCGGGAGTGCGGGGTGGAAGCAGGCGTCGCTGACGGCGGCGCGGTGGCCCCGCAGCACCGCCACGGggtccggcgacgggcggcggcgcggcctcTCCCAGTCGCTGCTGGCCATGTCGCCCGGCGAACGAAGTGCGAGACAGGCAGAAGGCAATGCCGTTTCTGTCCAGCGCTCGACGCCTCAGCCCAAATGCCCACTCAAGAGGGCCGGCCCACCACGAACCGGCGCGCGGAGCCCAGGCCACTgaacgccacgccacgccacgtcAACGATCCGCGGCTCTCGCGCTCTCCGCCAACCAGCGGCGAGCACACGGATCCTGTGCTTTCTCGGGGCGGATCGGAGCCGTCGACCGGATCGGCATCCCGAGGCCTTTTCGCAAACGGTAACTGGGTCCACGCGTCCCGCCCACCTGCTCCGCCTACAAGTACCCCCGCCTACTGTCCCCCACTTTACTATTCGCCCTTCCGCATCCAGTTTGGTCGCCTTCCGATTCGAACCTCCCCGAAATCCGCAGCAGTCGACAGGAGGCCAAAGGCGCCGCCATGGCCCGTACGAAGCAGACCGCCCGCAAGTCCACCGGCGGCAAGGCGCCCCGCAAGCAGCTCGCCACCAAGGTCCGCCCCGCCGCCCCCTCTTCTCTTTCGATTTCGATCTGTTCATTCGTCCTTGTTGATTCGAAGATTTGTTGGCTGACGTTTTGGAGTTTGAATCGTCGTTGTGTTTTCATCAGGCGGCGAGGAAGTCTGCGCCGACGACCGGCGGAGTGAAGAAGCCCCACCGCTACAGGCCCGGGACCGTGGCGCTCCGGGAGATCCGCAAGTACCAGAAGAGCACGGAGCTGCTGATCCGCAAGCTGCCTTTCCAGCGCCTGGTCCGCGAGATCGCGCAGGACTTCAAGACGGACCTCAGGTTCCAGAGCCACGCCGTGCTGGCCCTCCAGGAGGCGGCCGAGGCGTACCTGGTGGGGCTGTTCGAGGACACCAACCTGTGCGCCATCCACGCCAAGCGCGTCACcatcatgcccaaggacatccaGCTCGCCCGCCGCATCCGTGGCGAGAGGGCCTAAGCTGCCCCCTCCGCCGACGCCGTTAGTGAGTCGGAATGAGTTGATTCTGGTTGTAGTTTGTTCCTAATTGCTGTGCTAGGTCTCTCTGCTTTTGTGTAGAAGAAATATGGTTGTTGGTACAAGCAAGACGAACTTGTTATGTGATGATGTTACTTTTGGTTTGCGATGAAGCAAACGTATGTCGAAGACCTCAGAACTGCTGTTGTTGTTAGCAACGACTCAGCTCTTGTCGTGTCCTTGATCCCATCGTGGTGTTCTGTCTTGATTCCTGCGTGGTTTTGATTTGGGTTGTGCTGTCGATGGTTGCCGTGCGGTCTACTCGTTCTGTCGTCGGCGGCGATGTGGATGCAACCGTCTGTCCACGGCGAGGTCAGACACGTTTGTGATGCTTGTGGACGGTTTTTTTTTCTGCTCGACCTACCGACTCACGGAATCGTGGTCGCTACAACGGAGTTTGAATATTTCCTTGCTACTGATAAAATTTGAATATCGTTTCGTGGTCGCTGGTGAGCTGTCCCTACCATGGAGTTTGTTGAGAAGATTGTGGCGCGTGCAACACGGTATGACCAACTTCGTGCGAAGGTGTGCAAAATCCCATTAAGGGGGCATGTACTTATCTTacgtcttgcatgtaatttagaacTAAATCCAGTTCTTGACTTGCATTTTGAACATTTGTATGTACAATATTATTAGGGTTGAGTATCAACATTTGGGTTGATATAAAAAATCAATATTATTAGGTGcgtcatgagtttaattttttaaTTCTTCAGTTTTTTTTCACGGGTGGTAACTTCAGTTTTTTTCGTGGGTGATAACTTCAGTTttttatatgttgatattttatATATAACTATATGAGTTTGATTTCAGACAGTTTTTATATCCGAAGTAAAAAAGAACCAGAGGGAGTAATAATCTAGGGTGCAAGTTGATATAGAACTCGATGCATTTGAAACTATTCACATTCAAATTTGTAGCAAATATTTTTGAGGTGTCGTGTATAACATGGATGCATGTTGTAAAGTAAATCGTTTTCTTAATATCTTGTATTTTAGCAGAAGATTTGGAGATACTACTAAACTTTTACCTAGTGTGATAAAGAAATGAAAGAACCAAAAACGACCACTCTTCATTTGATCATAGTGGGTTTCCCTCACAAAAATAATTTGGTTGTGGTTGGTGAATGCTCGCCTCTTAATTTTTTTAACACAAACGCAGAAGCTCATACATACGCACGTACACTCACCCTCTATAACGCATGCACACTTCCATATGAGCACCTCTAGAAACTGAGCCGGCACtttatcttgagattgacgaagtcgccacaGACGCATGcgtagtcgacgggaacatctcctcccacggtACGCACATTGCTGGAAGGTTTGAATAAATCCAAAAAAATGTGAGCACTAGTGTCAAGCCTAGGACTTTGAACTCTGGTAGGCTAAAGATACCACTGTTCTCCTAAGCATCTAAATCATTGACCAGTCAAAATCGTGAACCGGATTCAGAATTGAACACCTTAATTGAATGTGAGAACTCCTTAAGAAATTATTGACCCATTAGTGTTGCATGATGGCATTAATTTTCCTTCAGTGATGAGAGCGTGCATGAGACTGATACATTTTTATAAGATAGTTGTTGCCGATTGATTTGAGAAATCATTGAGCAGTAAAAAAATCATGAATCGAAGTTAAAATTGAACACCTAAGTTGAATGAGAGAGTTTCTTCAAAAAACAGTTGACCAAGTAAAAATAATCAGGTGGTGAGAAGGGTGAGAGACTGATGTATTTCTGTAAGAATGCAAATTAATCCACAGATGTGCACGGAAGTTTCTTGCGGTGGTGACCACAAGTATTATATTGGTGCTACAGTGTTGTATGTTAGCATTTTTTTTGTCAAGGGATGAGAGGCTGTGAAACTGATGTATTTTTGTATGCTAGTTGCTACAGATTGATTTGAGAAATCATTGATCAGTCGAAACGGTGAACCAAATTTAGAATTGAACCCCTCACTACCTCACTTGAATGAGAGAGCTCCTTAAAAAATTGTTAACCAACTCAAAAATTAGAACTCAATCCCGAATCATATTGGTGTTACAGTGTTGCATGTGGCCATTATCTTTTTCATATGATGAAGAGACTGATATATTTTTTATAAACCAGTTGCTACCGATTGAGTTGAGAAATCATTGACCAGTTGAAATCATGAATCGTATTTAAAATTGAACACCACACTTCAACAAGAGAGCTCATTGAAAAAATGTTGACTAAATAAAAATTGGGAATCCAAATCAAAACAGTTGAATTAGAGGCCTTTACCCATAGGGAGCTTAGTTATAGTAGATAGGAGAATTGTGCGTCAACGTTTAATTTCAATACTTCTTTTGATTCAAATTTAGTACTTCAACCCAATTTTTGCCAACGTTTTCATGCATTTGCACTTCAAATTGAACTATATCCATTAATTGTCTAGAAAcagagaagaaaataaaaaaataaaaaataaaaaatgaagaaaataaaacaaaagagagataaagaaagaaagaaaatgttGAGTGCTTTGTAAGCATAACCCACCGCATGCCACCGCGTGCGCAGCTTGTGAGCATAACTGGAGTTGTCTTGCGTAGAATGCATGTCTCTAGCATGATCTTGACATCAACCCCAATAGTATGCAGTATAAATGATCTACCCAATCTACCATCGTACTAGTAATAATGTATAATCTCACTATTTAAGGTACCCTGATTCGGACATTTATATCGGCCAACTGATAAGAACATGCATTGCCCCTTATGGTTGGTGACATGCTCCTTCAACTCCCACTTTCACTGAACTACCTTTAAAAATGCGCCCATTGCCCTGCCCTTGCCCCCTCTCCACTCAAGAGAAACATACTCACCCTGAAGGCTATTATAGTGGCTAGGATTACTCAAAATCATTATCATCCATTGACCGGTCGGTTGTAGGCTGAGAACAATTCGACACCTCGTTGTTTTCTTCGAGTGATTCTATTGTTTGCTATAGTGTGAAGTGGTTTCACTTAGTTTTCTCATGTTGCTACAAAGGCTTACAGTTAGTACACAAGAAATGTGTTGTGACAGTGTAAACTTGTTGGATTAGCTAAAATTAGAGTTCAGATCAAACTGGGAGTTGGAGGCATCTAGAAAGTTTTATCAAGATTACCAAAATGACCTTgtgataaaaaatattttaaaaGCTTCACTTGATTGCTCTTATTAATTGAGAAACATTTTTAAACCCATCCATATATTAATTAATAAACTTTAATACAATCGTTCATTACAGAATCCGTCTCGCAGGACGGTACACTCCGCTAAAGTTAACCCATCCAATCTAGGATCAAGACAAAATTTAGCAATCTCATGGGCCACTTTGGTCTTGTCCCTACTAATCCTGccatgtcacactatggaataagTTGAACCACACCTAAGGCTTCCCTCTTTAAATCCACAAGAGCTGAGTTATCCAAAGCATTATTAGACAAATAAAATTTCATAAACAAACGATTAGTCTCCAAAATGGCGGGCTTATGGTGGAACTGCAATATACAATCCCACTAAACAAGATCGCTGTTCTATTTCCTCGACATTTAACCACAAGTATTATATTGGTGCTATAGTGTTGTATGCTGGCAATTTTTTCGTCAGGTGATGAGAGGTTGCAAGACCGGTGTATTTTTGTAAGCTGGTTGTTACAGATTGATTTGAGAAATCATTGATCAGTCAAAATTGTGAATGAAATTTAGAATTGAACACCTCACTTGAATAAGAGAGCTCCTTGAAAAATTGTTGACCGAGTCAAAAATTGGAACTCAATTCTGAATCATATTGGTGTTATGGTGTTGCATGTGGCCATTATCTTTTTTCAAATGATGAAAGCGTGCACGAGATTAATATATTTTTATAAGCCAGTTGCTACCGATTGAGTTGAGAAAGCATTGACCGGTTGAAATCATGAATCAAATTTAAAATTAAACACCTCACTTCAACAAAAGAGCTCATTGAAAAATGTTAACTAAGCAAAAATTGGGAATCCAAATCAAAATTGCCCTCGATTGAATTAGGCCTTCACCCACATGGAGCTTAGTTATAGTAGATAGGAGAATGGTACATTAACGTTTAATTTCAATGCTTCTTTTGATTCAAATTTAGTACTTCAACTCATTTTTGCCAACGTTTTCATGCACTTAGGGCCCGTTCGGAAGTTCTCCACGAGCCAGCTTCTCCGTCTCCGCGTGGGAGCCAGCCCGAACGCATCAGCTTATGGAAGCCTGCTTCGCGGAGACCCGGCCCGCCGCAGTGTAATTTCGTGGAGCAGCTGAAGTGTAGCTTCtaaaaaagaggaaggtggagttGCTCTAATTTACACGAGAATGCCACCGCCAAGTCAATCCTGTACCGGTTCGCCCTTCCCCTTCCCCTCGTCACCCAGTTTCTCTTGTTCCCTCGTCCCCTTTCTACAGACTGTAACCCTATGAGGGCGCCGCCACACGGCCGCCGGCCTGCCGCCACCCATCCAACGAGGCGTCGGTGCTCCGCCGCATCCCTGGAGGTTTCCCATCCCATACCCACTGCAGTCGCCGCCCAATCTTGGACGCCCGAGCCTGCTTCAACTCCCTGCGTTGCTCGTCGCCGGTACCCAGTCAACCTGCTCCGTCAAGCTTGCTGCTGGATCCAAGCCAGAGAGCCCATTTCTCCTAGCTCTCTTCACCACGCCGGCTTCCTTCCTGACTATTTTGAGTTTGTACAGTGTTTGGAGCAATTCTCTGCTCCCGAACGAATCGCTGCTCCCGTTGGAAGCTGGCTACGGCTGGATTCGCGAGAAGCTGGCTATTTGGAGAAGCTGGAGAGGATCCGAACGGGCCcttacaattcaaatttgaattgaaCTATATCCATTAAATGTCTagaaaaggagaagaaaagaaaaaatatataaaagatagaaaataaaaggaaaaattgaagaaaataaaagaaaatgaagaaaataaaggaaaagagagataaagaaagaaagaaaatgccAGAGTGCTTTGTAAGAAACACCCGGCAAAGGTTGGCCTTTGCCGAGTGTTTTGTATTTGTCAAGTGTAACAAAGTAATCAAGACGATTCTAGTAGTGGCATCCATAGAAGCGCGTGAGCTTCAATTGAGATGGATTTAACAACCACCCATGGAAATGCTAATATTTTTTCGTTGCTCCCACATAACCCACTGCATGCCACGGCGTGCGCAGCTTGTGAGGATAACTGGTGGAGTTGTCTTGCGTAGAGTGCATGTCTCTAGCATGGTCTTGACATCAACCCCAATAGTATGTGGTATGAATGATCTTCCCAATCTACCATAGTACTAGTAATAATGTATAATCTCACAATTTAAACTCATGGTACACTAATTCAGACATTTGTATCGGCCAACTGATAAGAACATGCATTGCCCCTTATGGTTGGTGACTTGCTCCTTCAACTCCCACTTTAACTAAACTGCCTTTAAAATGCGCCCCATTGCCCCGCCCTCGCCCCCTCTCCACTCACGGATAGGATTGCTCAAAATCATTATCAGTCATTGACTGGTCTCTTGTAGGTTGAGAACAATCCGACAGCTCACTGTTTTCTTCGAGTGATTCTATTGTTTGCTACAGTATGAAGTGGTTTCACTTAGTTTTCTTATGTTGCTACAAAGTCTTACAATTAGTACACAAGAAATGTGCTGTGACAGTGTAACTGGTTGGATTAGCTAAAATTAGAGTTCAGATCAAATTGAGAGTTGGAGGCATCCAGAAATTTTTATTAAGATAACCTGAATAACGTCGTGACAAAAGATATTTAAAAAAATCTTCACTTTACTGCTTTTATTAATCGAGAAACATTTTTTAAACCTATCAATATATTAATTAATAGACTTTAATACAATCGTTCATTACAAAATCCGTCTCGCAGGATAGTACACTATGCTAAAATTAACCCATCAAATCTAGGAGTAGAATCAAGATGAAGTTTAGCAATCTCATGGGCCACTTTGTACTCTCTATTAATCCTTGCCATGTTGCACTGTGGAATAAGTTGAGTGACACCTAAGGCTCCCTCTTTAAATCCACGAGGGCTGACTTATCCAAAACAATATTAGACAAATAATTTTTCATAAACAAACAATTAGTCTCCAAAATGACAGGCTTATGCAGTGAAACTGCAATATACAATCCCACGAAACAAGCTTACAATTCTATTTCCTCGACATTTGAACGGACTGGAAGTAAATACCACGAAGAAATGAGCACCGATCCCTCGTGATCTCTCACCACCATGCCAACCCTAGCAAATCATCTGCCGCCATGAAGCTAGTATCCGCATATTGACTGAGAAACATGATGTTAGTTTTTTTTAGGGGTGGAAACATTATTTTATTGTTATGTTAAAGCTGTAACATTCTTCTAGGAAATTCCTTTTTTTTGAGAAAACCCGTAACTTTATTCATAGACATAACAATTAGGGGTACACTGATTTGGACCTAAGatccaagaaaatacaaagtaactcaTATGACTAAGAATTataatgaaatctcttgaaaacaccTTCTTCACAATATCAACCTTTGGTCGAAGAAATACTTCAAAAGCTTCGGTAAAGATACTACAATTGGACTGGAGCAATGATATTGTCACTCTTTCACCCGCACGAACATTACCAATAATGATTTTTGAAAGCGCCTTGAGCCGCCCTGCCAAAAAGATGATAAGTCTTGATCGATGAGCGTACTTGGGCCGGGAATGATCCCTTAGAAGTGCATGCCGTCGAATCACTATATCTTTACTATGGTGTCGATGCAAGATTTCACCTTCACAAAGAATCAGACCAACAAAAAAAGCTTGACACAACAACATAAACTCATCAGATCCGAATAATCTGATCTGCGAGAACAGAAAACTCTTTAACCTCATGGCACCGCCAAAAGGATGAGAGGAAATCTATTCTCGCGAAACTAATATCTTCACTAGACGTTGACGAAGAACATAGAGGTCTTGAAGATCCGAGGTCCCCCCCACCTCTCAGCGTCAAGATAGCAGCCGGAGGTAAGGGGACCTAAATTTCTCGGATGACAACGACGGCGGCGGCACGAGAAAACCCTAACAGATAGAAGAAGAAATACGTAGCAACACATTTTTATTAGGAAGTTAATAAAGCTGTAACATGATCGTAATATTCAATTTCGGGCTGACTATCTATCACGTAAAATAATACTAGTAGAAAGCCCATTAGTCCCCTGCCCCGGGTTCAGAAGTAGAAAGCCCATTAGCCGCTATTGCAAGGAGTCAGCAGCGAAGTCCCGCCCAAGAGGAAGTAGTAGAgttgctcaaaaaaaaaaagagagagaggaagtagTAGCACCCGCACGGTTGCTATAAAAAAAAGTAGTACCCGCACCTCGCCTCGGCGCTCGCCGGAAAACCGTGTTTCAATCCGTCCGTGTCGGCGGAAGGAGATCACGGAGGGTGGAGGAGAAGGTCGGTTCCTCCAATCCCTCCTTTCTTCGCCTTTTCCATCCGTGAATCTGTCCTTGCGGGTCGATCTCGCGGCGGCCATGGAGCCGGATCTGGACATGGCGGCCATGAGAAAGAAGCTAGAGGATGCGGTGCTCGGCACCTGGCTGTGGGACAAGGAGCTGGACTCCATCGTGCAGGAACAGAAAGAGCGAGACGACGAAGGCGATTACGAGTACTACGAACCAGACGAACCGCACGAATCAGACCAAGAAGAAGAGGAGCTCCACTATGGTGGTTCTTGGGGGTACGGGTATACGTTCTACTACGAGGACGGGAACCCTTATTACGTCGCTGACATGGAGGAGAGGTGGGAGAATCAGATGCGGTTTCCTCCGACCATGTCCAGCGCCAAGAGACCGCGGGGGATCTGGGAAGGGTCCCTTCAGGTCGAGGGCCCGTGTCATCAGCTCGATCCAAGTCTGTTATCTGCGCAAAGCTTGCGTAAGTGGCCACGCTTAATTGCAATTGTGTGGTTTTTATTTTGCGAATCCACTTAGTTTTAAGAATATATGGTGActagattttatataatttgaaccCAAAGATTCTAGAACATCACAGCCTGACAGATTGGTGGTCAATTTCTAAACATCAAGCGCCCGTTGGTTCGTAAGTAGAATTTTTGATAGATACTGTTTGTTAGAATTTCTGTTCTTATTTTGAATTGCAGGATTGAAAATCATATGTACTTTTCTTATGGTTTTTTGGCATGCAATTCCAAACAGAAGTTTTGATTCAGTCCAATCTTATGAAAAAAATATTTGTTTTTGACAGCTGTGGCATGCACCTTATCCTTCAGGAAAATTTCTTACGTTTTTTTATGTGAATCCACTTAGTTTTGAATCCTGCAAACCAACCGAATTATCAGGCCTCAAATATGTTTGTACCGGTGGCAAAATTTTAAAAAGTTTGACGGTATGCCTTTATTAAAAAAAGTTTGCATGTACATGCCCATTTGTAGCTCAAGCAAGTCATATTCTGTATTTCTACACCATGTCCAATGATTTGCTTGTGAACCAAGGGAAGGGAGTTCCATAAGTCATAAAAAACATACCTAAGCATATGTaaggagaaaaatcgagagaagtCTTCCTTGGGTTCTATTCTAGTATTCCCAAGTTCTAATCCGTATGACGTTATACATGTATCCACATCACAACTTTTGATATCTAATGATTTGTTTTCATATTGCCTGCAGTGCCTCCATTGCCCAGATGGGAAAACTGTTGGGTCGACAAAAGAGAGAACGAACCTTGTCGACGGGCTATTCAAGTTTTTAGTTTGAATTTATTGTCTCCTCATGATGCCGCGTTAGAGGTGTACGGTATGATTGCGTTCCGAGATGTACGTAACAACCAACTACGCAACTATATCTTTGAATACTCTAGAGACAAACCATGTAAGCTTAAGCCGGTGAGTTATGTTGTACCTTTTTCTTATTGTCTCTTTATTGAAGACTATTGAAGAAACCTGCAGGATATATGTCTAACTATACAATATACAGGGTTCTTGTAAGCTTCAACCTCTACTTAACCCGCATCAAGGCATCTATGCAGTTGGGCTTGTGCTAATTGAATATCGTTTGCTAATTAAAGACCAAGAAGGTGAAGATGATAAGGTGTTAATAGACGGATATTCGGTCTATGCTCCATCTTTCTATGCAGAATATGAAAGGCTCCATTGGCACATTAACACTGGCCACCACGGCAGCGTCGATCTAAGAATGGCTTCTATCCCAAAGGCCGTATTGGCTGTGTTGGAGTTTGAGGTGCATCATCTTGGGGACAATTTGTTTAATTCACTTACAATAACTGCGGTTTATCGTACCATGCAAGGGGGTGCTTTTTCAGTCTTCAATGGCAAGTTGAGTGTTTGCAGGCTGCCACCGGTCACAGTTTGTGTGGATTACACCAAGAATTTGACTATAGACTTGTACACGTACAACAGTCACTCAGGTGATGATAATTGCTATCCTGATGGCGTTGTTGGTGATTCAAAAATTCCTGGATATTTTCATTACGACATTGAGGATATTATGTCTGACACCGTGTGGTTTAAACCGCAGAAGAGTGGAAGCTCGACAAAATATTCAAGTAATTTGTACGGTCTTGTAATGTCAGTGAAGGTCACATGGTCTAGCTTGTGTGTACCATGTCAGTAAGATTTATATGTGCAAGGTTTGTACAATATACTTCCATATAAAAGTGTTTTCTTAGTTAGAATTGATTAATTTAGAGTTATTTTCACTCTTTTACCCACAAGTTTCATCGTTTGTGACATATATTACTAAATTTATACTCCATTTAAGCAAACTCGT from Triticum aestivum cultivar Chinese Spring chromosome 4A, IWGSC CS RefSeq v2.1, whole genome shotgun sequence harbors:
- the LOC123088195 gene encoding histone H3.3 — translated: MARTKQTARKSTGGKAPRKQLATKAARKSAPTTGGVKKPHRYRPGTVALREIRKYQKSTELLIRKLPFQRLVREIAQDFKTDLRFQSHAVLALQEAAEAYLVGLFEDTNLCAIHAKRVTIMPKDIQLARRIRGERA
- the LOC123084299 gene encoding uncharacterized protein, yielding MEFVEKIVARATRTRTSPRRSPENRVSIRPCRRKEITEGGGEGRFLQSLLSSPFPSVNLSLRVDLAAAMEPDLDMAAMRKKLEDAVLGTWLWDKELDSIVQEQKERDDEGDYEYYEPDEPHESDQEEEELHYGGSWGYGYTFYYEDGNPYYVADMEERWENQMRFPPTMSSAKRPRGIWEGSLQVEGPCHQLDPSLLSAQSLLPPLPRWENCWVDKRENEPCRRAIQVFSLNLLSPHDAALEVYGMIAFRDVRNNQLRNYIFEYSRDKPCKLKPGSCKLQPLLNPHQGIYAVGLVLIEYRLLIKDQEGEDDKVLIDGYSVYAPSFYAEYERLHWHINTGHHGSVDLRMASIPKAVLAVLEFEVHHLGDNLFNSLTITAVYRTMQGGAFSVFNGKLSVCRLPPVTVCVDYTKNLTIDLYTYNSHSGDDNCYPDGVVGDSKIPGYFHYDIEDIMSDTVWFKPQKSGSSTKYSSNLYGLVMSVKVTWSSLCVPCQ